In Drosophila santomea strain STO CAGO 1482 chromosome 3L, Prin_Dsan_1.1, whole genome shotgun sequence, a single window of DNA contains:
- the LOC120450514 gene encoding glutamate synthase [NADH], amyloplastic isoform X1, protein MAPTITDNCEFECATVEATTTSAITIGESDYFDSSAIGGSSDNFEESNELHLNGQQDQDVQEQEQQQQQQQQMPWEAPGKQGLYDPQNEHEACGVGFIVAIDGKRSHKILRDAQTLSERMNHRGACACDNDTGDGAGVLASIPHGLYFKALAKQGQTLPELGDYATGIFYLDEAQHAAAEKEFDDLAKSLGLEVIAWRTVPSNQSAIGVVARKSEPLSRQVFVRRPAGSDEKAFERQVFVLRKRASHELIKPGRRFYICSLSDRTVVYKGLFTSDQLWDYYTDLKDPEFETYLALVHTRFSTNTFPSWERAHPLRVLAHNGEINTLRGNVNLMKAREGVMQSDLFGDQLKKLYPVVEPNLSDSGSFDCVLEFLTMASDRSLPESVMTMVPEAWQNDKTMPQEKRDFYQWAACVMEPWDGPALISFTDGRYIGAVLDRNGLRPSRFYVTKENVLVMASEVGVYDVDPSQVTLKSRLKPGRMLLVDTKEKKLIQDIELKAKIAKSRPHSEWLQQKMITLDEIRNANVLNTPPVDELAKLPASQRGIFDPRLSLFGYTTETVNMLLIPMFKNKKEALGSMGNDAPLACLSNFQPIPYEYFKQLFAQVTNPPIDPFREKVVMSMQCPLGPESNLLQPSAQQVHRIWLTNPILSIPDTQLLKRNTHRGWRTKVLDITFQYNEGVQGYIDAIDRVCREGYAAAQAGYQLLVVSDRGAGVDGKVAVSALLALGALHHHLIETLQRMKVGIVVETAEAREVHHICVLLGYGADAICPYLAFELAQALRDDGVIGPEVNDKQIYAAYAQAIDTGIAKVMAKMGISTLQSYKSAQIFEAVGLGSDLVTKCFRGTQSRIGGVTLEILAKEGLQRYQLTYGKATPDTRILRNPGQYHWRHGGEAHINEPSSIGSLQEAAVNKNLDAFEAFKKTTLDSVKKCALRGQLEFVTDRQSIDISEVEPASEIVKRFATGAMSFGSISLEAHQTLSITMNRIGGKSNTGEGGEDSDRYLNQDPNHSRRSAIKQVASGRFGVTASYLANADDLQIKMAQGAKPGEGGELPGYKVTKDIAKTRKSVPGVGLISPPPHHDIYSIEDLAELIYDLKCSNPNARISVKLVSEVGVGVVASGVAKGKAEHIVISGHDGGTGASSWTGIKNAGLPWELGVAETHQVLVLNNLRSRVIVQADGQLRTGFDVVVAALLGADEFGFSTAPLIVMGCTMMRKCHLNTCPVGIATQDPELRKKFTGKPEHVINFFFMLAEDIRKIMAGLGIRKFQDLIGRTDLLRVASQRDAKASNLDLKLLLQPALELRPGTNIVGGSVKQDFQLEKRSDNELIAKAQQIFSGADDNVTVKMRIHNEERAFGSTLSYHIACKYGEAGLPAGKSIDIFLEGSAGQSFCAFLARGVNVTLKGDANDYVGKGLCGGNVVITPQDTVPFESHLNVIVGNVCLYGATEGTAYFRGIASERFCVRNSGVTAVVEGVGDHGCEYMTGGVVVILGLTGRNFAAGMSGGIAYVYDLDGSFKPKVNPESVELLPLESDKDVSLVKELLTDFIEKTGSKVAKELLDNWSEAQGKFVKVFPYEYQKALKDMAEQQAVEQPLKSAIENGNGKHEPHIKDIEESIQDVVLEQKRADRVLDKTRGFVKYKRESAPYRDAGERQKDWNEVYNFPHVRKNLKVQAARCMECGVPFCQSNSTGCPLGNIIPKWNDLVFHGEWQEALRQLLQTNNFPEFTGRVCPAPCEGSCVLGISEPAVTIKNIECAIIDHAFEQGWIKPEIPEVRTGKRVAIVGSGPSGLAASQQLNRAGHFVTVFERNDRVGGLLQYGIPTMKLSKEVVKRRVDLMADEGIEFRTNVHVGKDLKAEQLLQEYDAVLLTTGSTWPRDLPLANRDLKGIHFAMEFLEAQQKKQLGGKNDIISAAGKNVIIIGGGDTGCDCIATSLRQGAKSITTFEILPEPPQKRAEDNPWPQWPKVFRVDYGHEEVKLKWGKDPRQYCTTTKEFVGENGAIKGVNTVEVEWTKTETGQWRMQEVAGSEKYFPADLILLAMGFLGPEKTVPSELGLELDPRGNIKASNGQYGTSNSKVFAAGDCRRGQSLVVWAITEGRQAARQVDSYLTGRPSGLPGPGGVIGTS, encoded by the exons ATGGCACCAACAATCACTGACAATTGCGAATTTGAATGTGCAACTGttgaagcaacaacaacatcagcgATTACCATCGGTGAATCCGATTATTTCGATAGTTCGGCCATTGGCGGCAGCAGCGATAACTTCGAAGAATCGAATGAACTGCATTTGAACGggcagcaggatcaggatgttcaggagcaggagcagcagcagcagcagcagcagcaaatgccaTGGGAGGCACCTGGAAAACAGGGACTCTACGATCCCCAGAACGAGCACGAGGCCTGTGGAGTCGGATTCATCGTGGCCATCGATGGCAAACGCTCTCACAAG ATTCTACGTGATGCCCAGACCCTCTCAGAACGGATGAATCACCGCGGCGCCTGCGCCTGTGACAATGACACTGGCGATGGCGCTGGCGTCTTGGCTTCCATTCCTCACGGACTTTACTTCAAGGCTCT TGCCAAGCAAGGGCAAACCTTGCCGGAGTTGGGTGACTATGCCACGGGCATTTTCTACCTGGATGAGGCCCAGCATGCAGCGGCCGAGAAGGAGTTTGACGATCTGGCCAAGAGCCTTGGACTGGAGGTGATTGCCTGGCGCACTGTGCCGTCCAATCAGTCGGCCATTGGCGTGGTGGCCCGCAAGTCGGAGCCCCTGTCCCGTCAGGTGTTTGTCCGCCGTCCAGCCGGAAGCGATGAGAAGGCCTTCGAGCGGCAGGTTTTCGTCCTTAGGAAGAGGGCCAGCCATGAGTTGATCAAGCCGGGACGACGGTTCTACATCTGCTCCCTGTCCGACCGCACAGTGGTCTACAAGGGTCTCTTTACTTCCGACCAGTTGTGGGATTACTACACGGACCTGAAGGATCCAGAGTTCGAAACCTACTTGGCATTGGTCCACACTCGTTTCTCCACCAACACCTTTCCCAGTTGGGAAAGGGCTCATCCTCTGCGAGTCCTGGCCCACAACGGTGAGATCAACACTCTCCGAGGAAACGTTAACCTCATGAAGGCCCGCGAGGGTGTCATGCAGTCGGATCTTTTTGGGGATCAACTGAAGAAGCTGTACCCAGTGGTAGAGCCGAATCTCTCGGACTCCGGCAGCTTCGATTGCGTGCTGGAGTTCCTCACCATGGCCAGCGATAGGTCGTTGCCGGAATCGGTGATGACCATGGTCCCGGAGGCATGGCAGAATGACAAGACCATGCCGCAGGAGAAGCGTGACTTCTACCAGTGGGCCGCCTGTGTCATGGAGCCCTGGGACGGTCCGGCTCTTATTAGTTTCACCGATGGTCGCTACATTGGCGCCGTTTTGGATCGTAACGGACTGCGCCCATCGCGTTTCTACGTGACCAAGGAGAACGTGCTGGTCATGGCTTCTGAGGTGGGTGTGTACGATGTGGATCCATCGCAGGTGACCCTGAAGAGTCGCTTGAAGCCTGGCAGGATGTTGCTGGTGGACACCAAGGAGAAGAAGCTCATCCAGGATATCGAGCTGAAGGCCAAGATTGCCAAGTCTAGGCCTCATTCCGAGTGGCTGCAGCAGAAG ATG ATAACCCTGGATGAGATTCGCAACGCCAATGTGTTGAATACTCCTCCAGTTGATGAGCTGGCCAAGTTGCCCGCCTCCCAGAGGGGCATCTTCGATCCCAGGCTCTCTCTTTTCGGTTATACCACGGAAACGGTGAACATGCTGCTCATTCCCATGTTCAAGAACAA GAAGGAAGCCCTTGGCTCCATGGGTAATGATGCCCCGCTGGCATGCCTGTCCAACTTCCAGCCCATACCCTATGAGTACTTCAAGCAGCTCTTCGCCCAGGTTACCAATCCGCCCATCGATCCATTCCGCGAGAAGGTGGTCATGTCGATGCAGTGTCCTCTCGGACCGGAGTCGAATCTGCTGCAGCCGTCGGCTCAGCAGGTGCATCGCATTTGGCTCACCAATCCCATACTGAGCATTCCAGATACCCAGCTGCTGAAGCGGAATACGCACCGCGGCTGGCGAACCAAGGTCTTGGACATCACATTCCAGTATAACGAAGGCGTTCAGGGCTATATCGACGCCATCGATCGCGTCTGCCGTGAAGGATACGCCGCAGCTCAAGCTGGTTACCAGTTGTTGGTGGTCTCCGATCGTGGAGCGGGAGTCGATGGTAAGGTGGCAGTTTCAGCCCTTTTGGCCCTCGGAGCCTTGCATCATCATCTGATTGAGACCCTGCAGCGCATGAAGGTGGGCATTGTGGTGGAAACTGCTGAGGCCCGGGAAGTTCATCACATTTGTGTACTCCTTGGCTACGGAGCGGATGCCATTTGTCCTTATTTGGCTTTCGAATTGGCACAGGCTCTGCGAGATGACGGAGTAATTGGGCCCGAGGTCAACGACAAGCAGATCTATGCCGCTTATGCCCAAGCTATTGATACGGGAATTGCCAAAGTAATGGCCAAAATGGGCATCAGCACTTTGCAGTCCTACAAGAGCGCTCAGATCTTTGAGGCTGTGGGATTGGGCTCCGACCTGGTGACCAAGTGCTTCCGTGGCACCCAAAGTCGCATCGGTGGAGTCACCCTGGAGATTCTGGCCAAGGAGGGCCTTCAACGCTATCAACTAACCTATGGCAAGGCAACACCGGACACCCGCATCCTGCGGAATCCTGGCCAGTACCACTGGCGTCACGGTGGTGAGGCTCACATCAACGAGCCATCCTCCATTGGCAGCCTGCAGGAAGCGGCCGTAAATAAGAATCTGGATGCATTTGAAGCCTTTAAGAAAACCACCCTGGATAGTGTGAAGAAGTGTGCTCTGCGAGGACAGCTGGAGTTTGTTACAGACCGTCAAAGTATAGATATCTCCGAGGTGGAGCCCGCCAGCGAGATTGTCAAGCG ATTTGCCACTGGTGCCATGAGCTTTGGCAGCATCTCCCTGGAAGCTCATCAAACTCTTTCGATCACCATGAATCGCATTGGTGGCAAGAGCAACACTGGTGAAGGTGGCGAGGACTCAGATCGTTATTTAA ACCAAGATCCAAACCACAGCCGTCGATCAGCCATCAAGCAGGTGGCCTCGGGACGTTTTGGCGTAACCGCATCTTACTTGGCTAACGCCGATGATCTGCAGATCAAAATGGCGCAGGGAGCCAAGCCGGGTGAGGGTGGTGAGCTACCGGGTTACAAGGTGACCAAGGATATTGCCAAGACCCGAAAGTCCGTACCCGGAGTGGGCTTAATCTCGCCTCCTCCTCATCACGATATCTACTCCATCGAAGATCTGGCTGAGCTGATCTATGATCTTAAGTGCTCCAATCCGAATGCACGCATCAGTGTGAAGTTGGTGTCCGAAGTGGGCGTTGGTGTCGTCGCTTCCGGTGTTGCCAAG GGCAAAGCCGAGCACATTGTAATTTCTGGACATGATGGTGGTACCGGAGCTAGCTCCTGGACAGGCATTAAAAATGCTGGTTTGCCCTGGGAACTGGGTGTGGCCGAGACGCATCAGGTGCTGGTGCTAAATAATCTACGATCACG TGTGATTGTTCAGGCCGATGGACAGCTCCGCACAGGATTCGATGTGGTCGTGGCTGCTTTGCTGGGTGCTGATGAGTTTGGTTTCAGTACTGCTCCTCTGATCGTCATGG gCTGCACTATGATGCGAAAGTGTCACTTGAACACCTGTCCCGTGGGCATTGCCACTCAGGATCCGGAGCTGCGCAAGAAGTTCACGGGCAAACCAGAGCATGTTATTAACTTCTTCTTCATGCTGGCCGAGGAT ATTCGCAAAATTATGGCTGGACTGGGCATTCGAAAGTTCCAGGACCTGATTGGTCGCACCGATCTATTGCGCGTGGCCAGTCAACGCGATGCCAAGGCTAGTAACCTGGACCTCAAGCTGCTCCTGCAGCCAGCTTTGGAACTGCGTCCTGGCACGAACATCGTTGGAGGTTCCGTAAAGCAGGACTTCCAGCTGGAGAAGCGTTCCGACAACGAACTAATTGCCAAGGCTCAGCAAATATTCAGTGGAGCAGACGATAATGTAACCGTCAAGATGCGCATCCATAATGAGGAGCGAGCCTTCGGTTCTACTCTGAGCTACCATATTGCATG CAAATATGGAGAGGCTGGCTTGCCCGCTGGCAAGAGCATCGATATCTTCCTGGAGGGATCCGCTGGTCAGAGCTTCTGCGCTTTCCTGGCGCGTGGTGTTAATGTGACACTGAAGGGAGATGCCAACGATTATGTGGGCAAGGGTCTTTGCGGTGGCAATGTTGTCATCACTCCACAGGATACGGTTCCCTTCGAATCACATCTGAATGTGATCGTGGGCAACGTTTGCCTGTATGGAGCCACCGAGGGAACCGCCTATTTCCGCGGTATTGCTTCCGAGCGCTTCTGCGTACGCAATTCTGGTGTAACTGCTGTGGTGGAAGGTGTGGGCGATCACGGATGTGAATACATGACCGGCGGTGTGGTGGTTATCCTCGGTCTCACGGGCCGAAACTTCGCCGCTGGCATGTCCGGTGGTATTGCCTATGTGTACGATTTGGATGGTTCCTTTAAGCCCAAGGTAAATCCAGAAAGTGTAGAACTCCTGCCGTTGGAAAGTGATAAGGATGTGTCGCTGGTCAAGGAACTCTTGACTGATTTCATTGAGAAGACAGGCTCGAAGGTGGCCAAGGAGTTGCTGGATAACTGGTCCGAAGCCCAGGGCAAGTTCGTCAAGGTCTTCCCGTATGAATACCAAAAGGCTCTGAAGGACATGGCCGAACAGCAGGCAGTGGAGCAGCCACTGAAGTCCGCCATCGAGAATGGCAATGGAAAGCATGAGCCGCACATCAAGGACATCGAGGAGTCCATTCAGGATGTGGTGCTCGAGCAGAAGCGTGCCGATCGCGTCCTGGACAAGACCCGTGGCTTCGTAAAGTACAAGAGGGAATCCGCGCCCTACCGAGATGCCGGAGAGCGACAGAAGGATTGGAATGAAGTCTACAACTTCCCACATGTGCGCAAGAACCTCAAGGTTCAAGCAGCTCGCTGCATGGAATGCGGTGTGCCCTTCTGTCAGTCCAACTCCACAGGCTGTCCACTCGGTAACATCATTCCCAAGTGGAACGACCTCGTTTTCCACGGCGAGTGGCAGGAGGCTCTGCGTCAACTGCTGCAGACCAACAACTTCCCAGAGTTCACCGGTCGAGTATGCCCCGCTCCCTGCGAGGGATCCTGCGTTCTGGGTATCTCCGAACCAGCTGTAACGATCAAGAACATCGAATGCGCCATCATCGATCATGCCTTCGAGCAGGGCTGGATTAAGCCAGAGATCCCAGAAGTGCGCACTGGCAAACGTGTGGCGATTGTGGGATCAGGACCTTCCGGCTTGGCTGCTTCACAGCAGTTGAACCGCGCCGGTCACTTTGTCACCGTCTTTGAGCGCAACGATCGCGTTGGTGGACTTTTGCAGTATGGTATTCCCACGATGAAGCTGTCTAAGGAGGTGGTCAAGCGGCGGGTTGATCTGATGGCTGACGAGGGTATCGAGTTCCGCACCAATGTCCATGTGGGCAAGGACCTCAAGGCCGAGCAACTACTCCAGGA GTACGATGCCGTCCTCCTGACCACTGGCTCCACTTGGCCTCGTGACTTGCCGCTGGCCAACCGTGACCTGAAGGGCATTCACTTTGCCATGGAGTTCCTGGAGGCgcagcagaagaagcagcTGGGCGGCAAGAATGACATAATCTCTGCCGCTGGCAAGAATGTGATCATCATCGGCGGTGGAGATACCGGATGCGATTGCATTGCCACGTCGTTGCGTCAAGGCGCCAAGAGCATCACTACATTCGAGATCCTTCCGGAACCCCCACAGAAGCGTGCTGAGGACAATCCCTGGCCCCAGTGGCCGAAGGTCTTCCGCGTGGACTACGGACACGAGGAGGTGAAGCTCAAGTGGGGCAAGGATCCGCGTCAGTactgcaccaccaccaaggAGTTCGTGGGTGAAAATGGAGCCATCAAGGGAGTAAACACCGTCGAGGTGGAGTGGACCAAGACGGAAACGGGCCAATGGCGCATGCAGGAGGTGGCCGGATCGGAGAAGTACTTCCCCGCAGACCTTATCCTCCTGGCCATGGGCTTCCTGGGGCCGGAGAAGACGGTGCCGAGCGAACTGGGCCTGGAGCTAGACCCGCGCGGCAACATCAAGGCATCCAACGGACAGTATGGCACCTCGAACTCCAAGGTCTTCGCGGCAGGAG ATTGCCGGCGTGGCCAGTCGCTGGTCGTCTGGGCCATTACCGAGGGTCGTCAGGCCGCAAGGCAAGTGGATTCCTATCTGACCGGCCGTCCAAGTGGGCTACCAGGACCTGGTGGCGTCATCGGGACATCGTAA